A DNA window from Streptomyces sp. B21-083 contains the following coding sequences:
- a CDS encoding penicillin acylase family protein, which produces MRTRLRRLVVTAAALLTATTALPAATAQSVPSQAPQVSMRHPSGGGLSAVIRYTEYGIPHIVAKDYANLGFGSGWAQAADQVCVLADGFVTLRGDRSRWFGPDASTDFSLSDASDNLSSDLYFRGVRDAGTVERLLARPAPQGPSRAVKDLMNGWAAGYNAWLKQNRVKDPACAGAAWVRPVTGVDVATRAYALAVLGGQGGLADAITGAQPPAAPTSASSTTAPAGSALPTASAAAKGARELFDISDMGSNAVAFNGSTTANGRGLLLGNPHYPWQGGRRFWQSQQTIPGELNVAGGSLLGSPTISIGYNANVAWSHTVSTGVPLSLHQLKLDPADPTTYLVDGKPERMTRRSVTVPVKDGAPVTRTQWWTRYGPVVLSPGGDLPLPWTTTTAYALNDPNAANLRFYDTSLGFSKARSTDDVLDSLDRHQGIPWVNTVAADRAGHSLFAQSQVLPRITDELAAACSTPLGRVLYPAAGVAVLDGSRTDCAIGDDPDAVAPGIFGPSRMPTLKNTPYVENSNDSAWLTNLEQPITGYERIFGSVRATASPRTRGAVADVAAMAAKGRLTVADLQRQQFANRSTSGALAAGDAARACAALPGGTATGSAGTAVDVGHACGVLASWDRTMNSDSRGALLFDRFWRKLLGAVPSAQRWKVPFSAADPVGTPNTLNTDAPGFTKALADAVTELRAAGIPLDSRLGDHQYVVRKGQRLPVGGGTESLGVWNKVEPVWDTANGGYRDNAFGSSHIQAVGWDSSRCPVARTLLTYSQSSNPNSPHFADQTRLFSAEKWVSARFCEKDILSSPALRVIRVRG; this is translated from the coding sequence ATGCGCACCCGTTTGAGACGGCTGGTCGTCACGGCCGCCGCATTACTCACCGCCACGACGGCCCTGCCCGCCGCCACGGCGCAGAGCGTGCCGTCACAGGCACCACAAGTGTCCATGCGACATCCCTCTGGCGGCGGGCTCTCCGCCGTGATCCGCTACACCGAGTACGGCATCCCGCACATTGTCGCGAAGGACTACGCGAACCTCGGCTTCGGTAGTGGCTGGGCTCAGGCCGCCGACCAGGTGTGTGTGCTCGCGGACGGTTTCGTCACCCTGCGCGGCGACCGCTCTCGCTGGTTCGGACCCGACGCGTCGACCGACTTCTCGCTCTCCGACGCCTCCGACAACCTCTCCAGCGACCTCTACTTCCGGGGCGTGCGGGATGCCGGGACGGTCGAGCGGCTCCTTGCCCGGCCCGCGCCGCAGGGCCCGAGCCGGGCTGTCAAGGACCTGATGAACGGCTGGGCCGCCGGCTACAACGCCTGGCTGAAGCAGAACCGGGTCAAGGACCCGGCGTGCGCGGGTGCCGCCTGGGTCAGGCCGGTGACCGGCGTCGACGTGGCCACCCGGGCGTACGCCCTCGCGGTGCTCGGCGGACAGGGCGGCCTCGCGGACGCGATCACCGGAGCGCAGCCCCCGGCCGCGCCGACCTCCGCGTCCTCCACCACGGCCCCCGCCGGCTCGGCCCTGCCGACCGCTTCCGCCGCCGCCAAAGGTGCGCGCGAGCTGTTCGACATCTCCGACATGGGTTCCAACGCCGTGGCGTTCAACGGCAGCACGACGGCCAACGGCCGTGGCCTGCTGCTCGGCAACCCGCACTACCCATGGCAGGGCGGCCGCCGGTTCTGGCAGTCCCAGCAGACGATCCCCGGTGAACTGAACGTCGCGGGCGGGTCGTTGCTCGGCTCGCCGACGATCTCCATCGGCTACAACGCGAACGTGGCGTGGAGCCACACCGTGTCCACCGGTGTGCCGCTCAGCCTGCACCAGCTGAAGCTGGACCCCGCCGACCCGACCACGTATCTGGTCGACGGCAAGCCGGAGCGGATGACACGCCGGTCGGTGACCGTTCCGGTGAAGGACGGCGCACCGGTGACCCGCACCCAGTGGTGGACCCGCTACGGCCCCGTCGTCCTCTCCCCCGGCGGCGACCTCCCGCTGCCCTGGACCACGACGACGGCTTACGCGCTCAACGATCCGAACGCGGCGAACCTGCGCTTCTACGACACCTCGCTCGGCTTCAGCAAGGCGCGCAGCACGGACGACGTCCTCGACTCCCTCGACCGGCACCAGGGCATCCCCTGGGTGAACACCGTCGCCGCAGACCGTGCGGGCCACTCCCTGTTCGCCCAGTCGCAGGTGCTCCCCCGGATCACCGACGAGTTGGCCGCCGCCTGTTCGACACCGCTCGGCAGGGTCCTCTACCCGGCGGCGGGCGTCGCGGTTCTCGACGGCTCACGCACCGACTGCGCGATCGGCGACGACCCGGACGCCGTGGCGCCCGGAATCTTCGGCCCCTCGCGAATGCCGACGCTGAAGAACACGCCGTACGTCGAGAACTCCAACGACAGCGCGTGGCTGACCAACCTCGAGCAGCCGATCACCGGCTACGAGCGGATCTTCGGCTCGGTGCGCGCAACTGCCTCACCGCGTACCCGTGGTGCTGTCGCCGATGTGGCGGCGATGGCGGCGAAGGGCAGGCTGACGGTCGCGGATCTCCAGCGGCAGCAGTTCGCGAACCGTTCGACGTCGGGCGCACTGGCCGCCGGCGACGCGGCCCGCGCCTGCGCGGCGCTTCCGGGCGGTACGGCAACCGGCAGCGCCGGTACGGCTGTTGACGTCGGTCACGCGTGCGGTGTGCTGGCGTCCTGGGACCGCACCATGAACAGCGACAGCCGGGGTGCGCTGCTCTTCGACCGGTTCTGGCGCAAGCTGCTCGGCGCCGTGCCGTCCGCGCAGCGCTGGAAGGTGCCGTTCTCGGCGGCGGACCCGGTCGGTACCCCCAACACGCTCAACACGGACGCGCCGGGCTTCACCAAGGCCCTCGCCGACGCGGTGACGGAGCTGCGCGCGGCGGGCATCCCGCTCGACTCGCGGCTCGGGGACCACCAGTACGTCGTACGGAAGGGTCAGCGGCTGCCGGTCGGTGGCGGAACCGAGTCCCTGGGCGTGTGGAACAAGGTCGAGCCCGTGTGGGACACGGCGAACGGCGGCTACCGGGACAACGCGTTCGGCTCCAGCCATATCCAGGCCGTGGGCTGGGACAGCAGCCGCTGCCCGGTGGCCCGCACGCTGCTGACGTACTCCCAGTCGTCGAATCCGAACTCGCCGCACTTCGCGGACCAGACGCGGCTGTTCTCGGCCGAGAAGTGGGTCAGCGCGAGGTTCTGCGAGAAGGACATCCTGTCGTCGCCCGCGCTGCGGGTGATCCGGGTGCGCGGCTGA
- a CDS encoding acyl-CoA synthetase, producing MSEIPNGFWAQAAADPERTVLIAPDGEQWTAGRLHAATNQLVHGLRAAGLGRGDAFAVVLPNGVEFLVAYLAASQAGFYLVPVNHHLVGPEIAWIVSDSGAKVLIAHERFADAARAAADEAQLPAEQRYAVGEVDGFRPYAQLFDGQPESPPDERTLGWVMNYTSGTTGRPRGIRRPLQGKPPEEAYLGGFLGIFGIKPFGGNVHLVCSPLYHTAVLQFAGASLHIGHRLVLMEKWTPEEMLRVIDAHKCTHTHMVPTQFHRLLALPERVRRAYDVSSMRHAIHGAAPCPDHVKRAMIDWWGDCVEEYYAASEGGGAFATAEDWLKKPGTVGKAWPISELAIFDDDGNRLPPGELGTVYMKMSTGGFAYHKDESKTRKNRIGDFFTVGDLGLLDEDGYLFLRDRKIDMIISGGVNIYPAEIEGALLAHPAVADAAAFGIPHDDWGEEVKAVVEAAPGHVPGPDLATEILGHCARRLAGYKRPKTVDFIESMPRDPNGKLYKRRLRDPYWEGRTRSV from the coding sequence GTGAGCGAGATCCCCAACGGTTTCTGGGCGCAGGCCGCAGCCGATCCGGAGCGTACGGTCCTTATCGCGCCCGACGGCGAGCAGTGGACCGCCGGGCGGCTCCACGCCGCCACCAACCAGCTGGTCCACGGGCTGCGCGCCGCCGGACTCGGACGCGGTGACGCCTTCGCCGTGGTCCTGCCCAACGGCGTCGAGTTCCTCGTGGCCTATCTGGCCGCCTCCCAGGCCGGTTTCTATCTCGTCCCCGTCAACCACCATCTCGTCGGGCCCGAGATCGCCTGGATCGTCTCCGACTCGGGTGCCAAGGTGCTCATCGCGCACGAGCGGTTCGCCGACGCGGCACGCGCCGCCGCCGACGAGGCACAGCTCCCGGCGGAGCAGCGGTACGCGGTCGGCGAGGTCGACGGCTTCCGGCCGTACGCCCAGCTCTTCGACGGACAGCCCGAGTCGCCGCCCGACGAGCGCACCCTCGGCTGGGTCATGAACTACACCTCGGGCACCACGGGCCGCCCCCGCGGCATCCGGCGCCCGCTGCAGGGCAAGCCACCGGAGGAGGCGTACCTCGGCGGGTTCCTCGGCATCTTCGGCATCAAGCCGTTCGGCGGCAACGTGCACCTCGTCTGCTCGCCGCTCTACCACACGGCCGTACTCCAGTTCGCGGGCGCGTCCCTGCACATCGGTCACCGTCTGGTGCTGATGGAGAAGTGGACGCCGGAGGAGATGCTCCGCGTCATCGACGCGCACAAGTGCACGCACACCCACATGGTCCCGACCCAGTTCCACCGGCTGCTGGCGCTGCCCGAGCGGGTGCGGCGGGCGTACGACGTGTCGTCCATGCGGCACGCCATCCATGGTGCCGCGCCCTGCCCCGACCATGTGAAACGGGCCATGATCGACTGGTGGGGCGACTGTGTGGAGGAGTACTACGCGGCCAGCGAGGGAGGCGGGGCGTTCGCGACGGCCGAGGACTGGCTGAAGAAGCCAGGCACGGTCGGCAAGGCCTGGCCGATCAGCGAACTCGCGATCTTCGACGACGACGGCAACCGGCTGCCACCCGGCGAACTCGGCACCGTCTACATGAAGATGAGCACCGGCGGCTTCGCCTACCACAAGGACGAGAGCAAGACGCGCAAGAACCGCATCGGTGACTTCTTCACCGTCGGCGACCTGGGCCTCCTGGACGAGGACGGCTACCTCTTCCTCCGGGACCGCAAGATCGACATGATCATCTCGGGCGGGGTCAACATCTACCCCGCCGAGATCGAGGGTGCTCTACTCGCCCACCCTGCCGTCGCCGACGCCGCCGCCTTCGGCATCCCGCACGACGACTGGGGCGAGGAGGTCAAGGCGGTCGTGGAAGCGGCTCCCGGACATGTGCCAGGGCCCGACCTCGCCACCGAGATCCTCGGCCACTGCGCGCGCCGACTCGCCGGGTACAAGCGGCCCAAGACCGTCGACTTCATCGAGAGCATGCCGCGCGACCCCAACGGCAAGCTGTACAAGCGGCGGTTGCGCGACCCGTACTGGGAGGGTCGTACACGGTCCGTGTGA
- a CDS encoding NAD(P)H-dependent flavin oxidoreductase, producing the protein MQTELSKKLGIEHAVFGFTPFPAVAAAISRAGGFGVLGAVRYTAPDDLKRDLDWIEAHVEGRPYGLDVVMPARKVEGVTEAEVEAMIPEGHRQFVRDTLAKYGVPELAAGEASGWRITGWMEQVARSQLDVAFDYPIKLLANALGSPPADVVARAHDQGVLVAALAGSARHARKHAEGGIDIVVAQGYEAGGHTGEIASMVLTPEVVDAVDPLPVLAAGGIGSGRQVAAALALGAQGVWLGSLWLTVTEADMHSTALTQKLLAAGSGDTVRSRALTGKPARQLRTEWTDAWDSSDGPGTLPMPLQGLLVAEAVSRIQKYEVDPLLGTPVGQIVGRMNSERSVQAVFDDLTSGFEQAVNRVNRIAGRNADERGDQS; encoded by the coding sequence ATGCAGACGGAGCTGAGCAAGAAACTGGGAATCGAGCACGCCGTCTTCGGCTTCACGCCGTTCCCCGCCGTCGCCGCGGCCATCAGCCGGGCCGGCGGCTTCGGGGTGCTCGGCGCGGTCCGCTACACGGCGCCGGACGACCTCAAACGCGACCTGGACTGGATCGAGGCGCATGTGGAGGGCCGGCCGTACGGGCTGGATGTCGTCATGCCGGCCCGGAAGGTCGAGGGGGTGACCGAGGCCGAGGTCGAGGCGATGATCCCCGAGGGGCACCGCCAGTTCGTCCGGGACACCCTGGCCAAGTACGGCGTGCCCGAACTGGCCGCCGGCGAGGCGTCCGGGTGGCGCATCACCGGGTGGATGGAGCAGGTCGCCCGCAGCCAGCTCGACGTGGCCTTCGACTACCCGATCAAACTGCTGGCGAACGCCCTGGGGTCGCCGCCCGCCGATGTCGTGGCCCGCGCGCACGACCAGGGTGTGCTGGTCGCGGCCCTCGCGGGCAGCGCGCGGCACGCGCGCAAGCATGCCGAGGGCGGAATCGACATCGTCGTCGCACAGGGCTATGAGGCGGGCGGCCACACCGGCGAGATCGCCTCCATGGTGCTGACCCCCGAAGTAGTCGACGCGGTCGACCCGTTGCCGGTGCTCGCCGCCGGCGGCATCGGCAGCGGACGGCAGGTGGCCGCCGCGCTGGCCCTCGGTGCCCAGGGCGTCTGGCTGGGTTCCCTCTGGCTGACCGTCACCGAGGCCGACATGCACTCGACCGCGCTCACCCAGAAACTCCTCGCGGCCGGCTCGGGCGACACCGTCCGCTCCCGCGCCCTGACCGGCAAGCCCGCACGTCAGCTCCGCACCGAATGGACCGACGCCTGGGACTCCTCCGACGGACCCGGCACCCTGCCCATGCCTCTGCAGGGTCTGCTCGTCGCCGAGGCCGTCTCACGCATCCAGAAGTACGAGGTCGACCCGCTTCTCGGTACGCCGGTCGGCCAGATCGTCGGCCGGATGAACAGCGAGCGGAGCGTCCAGGCCGTCTTCGACGACCTGACCAGCGGCTTCGAGCAGGCTGTGAACCGAGTCAACCGGATCGCGGGACGGAACGCCGACGAAAGGGGCGACCAGTCGTGA
- a CDS encoding serine hydrolase, with the protein MTDDAARDGLTRRQLGRRTLALSGALTFASFPAGPAEATPRTTGRHPILRPGSPERAGLLPRHLDQLVADAEAFLAPSPKHPWYAGAVLLAGRGNTVALHQPIGMAVRYAAYDEKTDTGVEFPAAEQIPMAEDTVFDLASVSKLFTSILAVQQLERGTLELEGKVAAHLPEFARAGKQNVTIRQLLTHTSGFRAWIPLYNAPTHAQMLELIWNQAPLNPPGTTYLYSDLNLISLQLVLERITGLPLDTQLRDEITAPLGMHRTRYNPPASWKPTIAATEDARAPWSGLDRGLVWGEVHDENAFGLGGVAGHAGVFSSAWDLAVLGRTLLNGGAYGRARILSPASVELMFTDFNTAFPGDEHGLGFELYQHWYMGAMATPRTAGHTGFTGTSIVLDPTTDSFLVVLGNSVHPVRSWRSGSAPRVAAANNLARAVPVRPRHGRTAWFSGMTTATTATLTLPPLATTAGSRLRCALWWDTEPQSDSLVLESSGDGGTTWQPVPFTTAGAGSTPQEHPAGSVTGWSGRVWQRLSADLPVSQAIVLRWRYTTDRLYVGRGAYVDGLTVRGDGGTVFDEARPADAARIEAVGWTASAN; encoded by the coding sequence ATGACGGACGACGCGGCACGCGACGGACTGACCCGGCGTCAGCTGGGCAGACGCACACTGGCGTTGAGCGGCGCCCTGACCTTCGCCTCCTTTCCGGCGGGACCGGCCGAGGCCACTCCCAGGACCACAGGCCGTCACCCGATCCTGCGTCCCGGCTCGCCCGAACGGGCAGGGCTCCTGCCCCGGCATCTGGACCAACTGGTGGCGGACGCCGAGGCGTTCCTCGCACCCTCCCCCAAACACCCCTGGTACGCGGGCGCGGTCCTGCTCGCCGGGCGTGGCAACACTGTGGCGCTGCACCAGCCGATCGGCATGGCGGTGCGCTATGCGGCGTACGACGAGAAGACGGACACCGGGGTCGAGTTCCCGGCCGCCGAGCAGATCCCGATGGCCGAGGACACGGTGTTCGACCTCGCGTCGGTGTCCAAGCTGTTCACATCGATCCTGGCCGTGCAGCAACTGGAGCGGGGCACGCTGGAGCTGGAGGGGAAGGTCGCCGCGCATCTGCCGGAGTTCGCGCGGGCCGGCAAACAGAATGTGACGATCCGTCAACTTCTTACCCACACCTCAGGATTCCGTGCCTGGATCCCGCTCTACAACGCCCCGACCCACGCCCAGATGCTCGAACTCATCTGGAACCAGGCGCCCCTGAACCCACCCGGCACCACATACCTCTACTCGGACCTCAATCTGATCTCGCTCCAACTGGTCCTGGAGAGGATCACCGGTCTCCCGCTGGACACCCAACTCCGCGACGAGATCACCGCTCCGCTCGGCATGCACCGCACCCGCTACAACCCGCCCGCCTCCTGGAAACCGACGATCGCCGCCACCGAGGACGCCCGAGCGCCCTGGTCCGGACTCGACCGGGGCCTGGTGTGGGGAGAGGTCCACGACGAGAACGCGTTCGGTCTCGGCGGAGTCGCGGGCCACGCCGGGGTCTTCTCGTCGGCCTGGGACCTCGCCGTTCTCGGCCGTACGCTGCTCAACGGCGGCGCCTACGGCCGGGCGCGTATCCTGTCGCCCGCCTCGGTCGAGCTGATGTTCACCGACTTCAACACGGCCTTTCCCGGGGACGAGCACGGTCTCGGCTTCGAGCTCTACCAGCACTGGTACATGGGCGCGATGGCCACTCCCCGCACCGCAGGACACACCGGCTTCACCGGCACCTCGATCGTCCTCGACCCGACGACCGACTCCTTTCTTGTCGTCCTCGGCAACTCCGTACATCCCGTGCGCAGTTGGCGTTCCGGCTCCGCGCCCCGGGTCGCCGCCGCGAACAACCTGGCCCGCGCGGTACCGGTCCGCCCACGCCACGGACGTACGGCCTGGTTCTCCGGCATGACGACCGCGACCACGGCGACGCTCACCCTCCCGCCCCTCGCCACCACTGCCGGCTCCCGGCTGCGCTGCGCCCTGTGGTGGGACACCGAGCCGCAGTCGGACTCGCTGGTCCTGGAGTCCTCGGGCGACGGAGGCACGACCTGGCAGCCGGTCCCGTTCACGACCGCCGGTGCCGGAAGCACCCCGCAGGAACATCCGGCCGGCTCGGTCACCGGCTGGTCGGGGCGCGTCTGGCAGCGCCTCTCGGCGGACCTTCCCGTATCCCAGGCCATCGTCCTGCGTTGGCGGTACACGACCGACAGGCTGTACGTGGGCCGTGGAGCGTACGTCGACGGCCTGACCGTACGCGGCGACGGGGGCACCGTCTTCGACGAGGCGCGCCCGGCGGACGCGGCACGTATCGAGGCGGTGGGCTGGACGGCGTCCGCGAACTGA
- a CDS encoding phytoene desaturase family protein: MPAPERPDRSGRPDRPGRHDRYDVVIVGGGHNGLVAAAYLARAGKSVLVLERLAATGGAAVSTRPFAGVDARLSRYSYLVSLLPRKIVRDLDLDFRVRGRTVSSYTPVERDGRPTGLLVGGGERRTREAFARLTGGEREYESWQRFYAMTGRVAERVFPTLTEPLPTRDELRRRVDDETAWRTLFEEPIGVAVEANFTDDLVRGVVLTDALIGTFADANDPSLRQNRCFLYHVIGGGTGAWDVPVGGMGALTDALAGAARNAGAVLATGHEAVRVDTDGRAAEVTYRTADAEGTVGARHVLVNASPQELAALTGDAAPSPAEGAQLKVNMLLRRLPRLKDTSVDPREVFAGTFHIAEGYEQLAAAHAQAAAGELPAAPPSEIYCHSLTDPTILGPDLVEHGYQTLTLFGLHTPARLFARDNDAVRDELLKSTLAQLDAHLAEPLADCLATDGDGRPCIEAKTPLDLERDLRLPGGNIFHRDLTWPYAQEDSGRWGVETRQPNVLLCGAGAVRGGGVSGVPGHNAAMVVLEADEG, from the coding sequence ATGCCCGCACCCGAGCGCCCCGACCGATCCGGCCGACCTGACCGACCCGGCCGTCACGACCGATACGACGTGGTGATCGTCGGCGGTGGCCACAACGGCCTCGTCGCCGCCGCGTACCTGGCCCGCGCCGGGAAGTCCGTGCTGGTCCTGGAGCGGTTGGCCGCCACCGGCGGCGCCGCCGTGTCGACCCGCCCGTTCGCCGGTGTCGACGCCCGGCTGTCGCGCTACTCCTACCTGGTCAGCCTGCTGCCCCGGAAGATCGTGCGCGATCTCGACCTGGACTTCCGGGTGCGCGGGCGCACCGTCTCCTCGTACACCCCTGTGGAACGGGACGGCCGGCCCACCGGACTGCTCGTCGGCGGCGGTGAGCGCCGTACCCGGGAGGCCTTCGCGCGGCTCACCGGAGGGGAACGCGAGTACGAGTCCTGGCAGCGTTTCTACGCCATGACCGGCCGCGTCGCCGAGAGAGTGTTCCCCACCCTCACCGAACCGCTGCCCACCCGGGACGAACTGCGCCGCCGTGTCGACGACGAGACCGCCTGGCGCACCCTCTTCGAGGAGCCGATCGGCGTAGCCGTCGAAGCGAACTTCACGGACGACCTCGTACGCGGTGTGGTCCTCACCGACGCGCTGATCGGTACTTTCGCCGACGCCAACGATCCGTCCCTGCGGCAGAACCGCTGCTTTCTCTACCACGTCATCGGCGGCGGCACCGGTGCCTGGGACGTACCCGTGGGCGGCATGGGCGCCCTGACCGACGCCCTGGCCGGCGCCGCCCGGAACGCGGGCGCCGTGCTCGCCACCGGCCACGAGGCCGTACGGGTGGACACGGACGGCCGCGCCGCCGAGGTGACCTACCGGACGGCCGACGCGGAGGGCACGGTCGGCGCCCGGCACGTCCTGGTGAACGCCTCGCCGCAGGAGCTGGCCGCGCTGACGGGCGACGCGGCGCCGAGCCCCGCCGAGGGCGCGCAGCTCAAGGTGAACATGCTGCTCAGGCGGCTGCCGAGGCTCAAGGACACGTCCGTCGACCCGCGCGAGGTGTTCGCCGGGACCTTCCACATCGCCGAGGGGTACGAACAACTGGCCGCCGCCCACGCCCAGGCGGCGGCCGGTGAGCTGCCCGCCGCGCCGCCGTCCGAGATCTACTGCCACTCGCTCACCGACCCGACGATCCTCGGCCCTGACCTCGTCGAGCACGGCTACCAGACGCTGACTCTCTTCGGCCTGCACACACCCGCACGGCTGTTCGCGCGCGACAATGACGCCGTACGGGACGAACTGCTGAAGTCGACCCTCGCCCAGCTCGACGCCCACCTCGCCGAACCGCTCGCGGACTGCCTGGCCACCGACGGCGACGGGCGCCCCTGCATCGAGGCGAAGACGCCCCTCGACCTGGAACGCGACCTGCGCCTGCCCGGCGGCAACATCTTCCACCGGGACCTGACCTGGCCGTACGCCCAGGAGGACAGCGGCCGCTGGGGCGTGGAGACCCGGCAGCCGAACGTCCTGCTGTGCGGGGCGGGCGCTGTGCGCGGGGGCGGGGTGAGCGGGGTCCCGGGGCACAACGCCGCCATGGTCGTGCTGGAGGCGGACGAGGGCTGA
- a CDS encoding serine/threonine-protein kinase codes for MADTRLIQGRYRLIDLIGRGGMGEVWRARDESLGRQVAVKCLKPLGPHHDQSFTRVLRERFRREARVAAALQHRGVTVVHDFGESDGVLYLVMELLDGRNLSQLLEDNKHHPLPVPDVVDIADQVAAALAYTHQQGIVHRDLKPANIMRLTDGTVKICDFGIARLGHDIGFTSRLTGTGIAMGTPHYMSPEQISGGEVDQRSDLYSFGCVLYELATGVPPFDLDDAWAVLIGHRDTPPEPPRSHRSEVPEFLERVILALLAKLPEERPSDARELARRISAGRATPLYVPTVVTPQPQFRPPEPAARQPRLPSWTRGMTGGHKATGAATGATPPDPSAGLTGDWIARPVTGRPEALPPQLPPAPEPQTLHALAGRHNAGLSLGRLGRWAEAGEVHRAVAAEREHVLGPTHPETLASRYEVGFTLSRTGRAADALREYTHVARERERVLGADHPDTLAARQEMAYVLGQLGRHFEAHQTYAAVLAARERTVGPDHPDTLRCRHNLAFNLSRLGRLEDSYRMACEVAAARARVLGAAHPDTLVTQYEVAYALGQLGRWPEALRMYQEVAGARAEALGPDHPDTLAARYEVGISLGRLGRSVEALKLYRDLIDDRTRVGGPAHPETLRARHGLGVNLGRLDRWEEALAESRDVCAIRERVLGADHPDTLVSRREVAVGLGWLGRWPDALAEYRRVATSREQVLGADHPDTLASRNDEAHCLEQLGRGAEAVELYRKVAVLRQQRASGH; via the coding sequence ATGGCGGACACCAGACTGATCCAGGGCCGGTACCGGCTGATCGATCTGATCGGGCGCGGCGGTATGGGGGAAGTGTGGCGTGCGCGCGACGAGTCGCTGGGGCGGCAGGTCGCCGTGAAGTGCCTGAAGCCGCTCGGGCCGCACCACGACCAGTCCTTCACCCGTGTCCTGCGGGAACGGTTTCGGCGCGAGGCGCGGGTGGCCGCCGCGTTGCAGCACCGCGGGGTGACCGTCGTGCACGACTTCGGGGAGTCCGACGGCGTGCTCTATCTCGTCATGGAGTTGCTGGACGGGCGCAACCTGAGTCAGCTCCTGGAGGACAACAAGCATCATCCGCTGCCCGTCCCGGACGTTGTCGACATCGCGGACCAGGTTGCCGCCGCCCTCGCCTACACCCATCAACAGGGCATCGTGCACCGTGACTTGAAGCCCGCGAACATCATGCGGTTGACCGACGGTACGGTGAAGATCTGTGACTTCGGCATAGCTCGCCTCGGTCATGACATCGGCTTCACCTCCCGGCTCACCGGCACCGGAATCGCGATGGGCACCCCGCACTACATGTCGCCGGAGCAGATCAGCGGCGGAGAGGTCGACCAGCGCAGCGACCTGTACTCCTTCGGCTGTGTGTTGTACGAACTGGCCACCGGGGTACCGCCGTTCGACCTCGACGACGCCTGGGCGGTGCTCATAGGGCACCGTGACACCCCGCCCGAGCCGCCGCGCAGCCATCGCTCCGAGGTACCCGAGTTCCTGGAGCGGGTCATCCTGGCCCTCCTCGCCAAGCTCCCCGAGGAACGCCCCAGTGACGCACGGGAGCTGGCCCGCCGGATCAGCGCGGGCCGGGCCACCCCGCTGTACGTGCCGACCGTCGTCACCCCGCAGCCCCAGTTCAGGCCACCCGAGCCCGCCGCCCGCCAACCCCGGCTGCCGTCCTGGACCCGGGGCATGACAGGCGGCCACAAGGCGACCGGCGCCGCGACGGGCGCCACACCGCCGGACCCGTCGGCCGGCCTCACCGGCGACTGGATCGCCCGCCCCGTCACCGGCCGTCCCGAGGCGCTCCCACCACAGCTGCCGCCCGCTCCCGAGCCGCAGACGCTCCACGCGCTGGCCGGACGGCACAACGCGGGCCTGAGCCTGGGCCGCCTCGGCCGCTGGGCGGAGGCGGGCGAGGTGCACCGCGCGGTCGCCGCCGAACGCGAACACGTACTCGGACCCACCCACCCCGAGACCCTCGCCAGCCGCTACGAGGTCGGCTTCACCCTGAGCCGCACCGGCCGAGCCGCCGACGCCCTGCGCGAGTACACCCACGTGGCCCGGGAACGGGAGCGCGTCCTTGGCGCCGACCACCCGGACACGCTGGCCGCCCGACAGGAAATGGCGTACGTCCTGGGGCAGTTGGGCCGTCACTTCGAGGCGCACCAGACCTACGCGGCCGTCCTGGCCGCCCGTGAGCGCACGGTGGGACCCGACCATCCGGACACCCTGCGCTGCCGCCACAACCTCGCCTTCAACCTGAGCCGGTTGGGCCGTCTGGAGGACTCGTACCGCATGGCCTGCGAGGTGGCGGCCGCGCGCGCCCGGGTGCTCGGCGCCGCCCATCCCGACACGCTGGTCACGCAGTACGAAGTCGCCTACGCGCTCGGTCAGTTGGGGCGCTGGCCCGAGGCCCTGCGGATGTACCAGGAGGTCGCCGGGGCGCGTGCCGAGGCACTCGGCCCCGATCACCCCGACACGCTCGCCGCCCGCTACGAGGTCGGCATCAGCCTCGGCCGGCTCGGCCGCAGCGTGGAGGCCCTCAAGCTGTACCGGGACCTGATCGACGACCGCACCCGGGTCGGCGGCCCAGCGCACCCCGAGACCCTGCGCGCGCGGCACGGTCTCGGAGTCAACCTCGGCCGGCTCGACCGCTGGGAGGAGGCGCTCGCCGAGTCGCGTGACGTGTGCGCGATCCGCGAGCGCGTTCTGGGCGCCGACCACCCGGACACGTTGGTCAGCCGCCGGGAGGTGGCCGTAGGCCTGGGCTGGCTCGGTCGCTGGCCCGACGCCCTGGCCGAGTACCGCAGAGTCGCCACCTCCCGCGAGCAGGTACTCGGCGCCGACCACCCCGACACCCTCGCCAGCCGCAACGACGAGGCCCACTGTCTGGAGCAGCTCGGCCGGGGCGCCGAGGCCGTCGAGCTGTACCGGAAGGTGGCGGTGCTGCGGCAGCAGCGGGCCTCCGGCCACTGA